One region of Erythrolamprus reginae isolate rEryReg1 chromosome 8, rEryReg1.hap1, whole genome shotgun sequence genomic DNA includes:
- the REXO4 gene encoding LOW QUALITY PROTEIN: RNA exonuclease 4 (The sequence of the model RefSeq protein was modified relative to this genomic sequence to represent the inferred CDS: deleted 4 bases in 2 codons) encodes MTKTKKKESPSQQITLRTKPGNLKNQHRKKKKKKIFWKTINRVEKRAITESKAVVDLPPKTSQEVFIKIGKALQKLLQQKANHLNPAVTTAPDTYSKKNHSAKDVKTVTRYQGSNGIEKKLTSKVQVRSLSPAGVKRPKKSVKNGQQKVQEAGEKQRSLQMGNGEKKPGDIKHKRRKEDEPVETAPVDIWFDDVDPDDIEAALGPEAAKVARQNLGIPNERTHPELVKEHAFEGLTKAVAIDCEMVGIGPTGEDSMLARISVVNVFGKCVYDKYVKPTESVTDYRTGVSGIRPDDLKAGEDFKTVQKEVADILRGRTLVGHALHNDLKILLLDHPKKKIRDTQKYKPFKKQVQSSRPSLKLLCQKLLNVKVQTSEHSSVQDAQAAMRLYTLVKKQWEASLKDIHKAKKN; translated from the exons ATGACCaaaacaaagaagaaggaatcccCATCC CAGCAGATAACTCTACGGACTAAACCAGGGAACCTTAAGAATCAGcacagaaagaagaagaagaaaaagatatttTGGAAAACGATCAACCGAGTGGAGAAGAGAGCAATCACAGAATCCAAAGCAGTGGTAGATTTGCCACCAAAAACATCTCAGGAAGTTTTCATCAAAATTGGGAAAGCCTTACAAAAG CTTCTGCAGCAAAAGGCCAACCATTTGAATCCTGCTGTTACTACTGCTCCTGATACTTACTCCAAGAAAAACCACTCTGCCAAAGACGTGAAAACTGTC ACACGGTATCAGGGATCGAATGGAATTGAGAAGAAGCTGACCTCAAAGGTTCAGGTTCGAAGTTTGAGTCCTGCAGGTGTCAAGAGACCAAAAAAGTCTGTGAAGAATGGACAACAGAAGGTTCAAGAAGCCGGTGAAAAGCAGAGAAGCCTCCAGATGGGCAACGGGGAGAAGAAACCAGGAGATATTAAacataaaagaaggaaagaggatgaACCAGTAGAAACAGCGCCAGTGGA CATCTGGTTCGATGATGTGGATCCAGATGATATCGAAGCAGCTTTGGGACCGGAAGCTGCAAAAGTCGCCCGGCAGAATCTGGGCATCCCAAACGAGAGAACCCACCCAGAACTGGTGAAAGAACATGCTTTTGAAGG GCTAACCAAAGCGGTGGCCATAGATTGCGAGATGGTGGGCATAGGGCCCACCGGCGAAGACAGCATGCTGGCCCGCATCTCGGTTGTGAATGTATTCGGCAAATGCGTTTATGACAAGTATGTCAAGCCTACGGAAAGCGTGACCGACTACAGAACCGGCGTTAGCGGGATTCGGCCTGATGACTTAAAAGCAG GGGAGGATTTCAAAACTGTCCAGAAAGAAGTAGCGGACATCCTCAGGGGTAGGACCTTAGTTGGACATGCACTTCACAACGACTTAAAG ATTCTACTTCTtgaccaccccaaaaaaaaaatccgaGACACACAAAAATACAAACCTTTCAAAAAGCAGGTCCAG AGCTCGAGACCTTCCCTCAAATTGCTGTGCCAGAAACTTCTCAATGTAAAGGTGCAAACATCGGAACACAGTTCG GTCCAAGACGCTCAAGCAGCGATGCGACTTTACACGTTGGTGAAAAAACAGTGGGAAGCATCTCTGAAAGACATCCACAAGGCCAAGAAAAATTAA